The window AGGCGGGGGTCGTTGTAGTTGTTGCGGCCGTCGCCCAGGATGACCACCGTGGTGCGGTTGTTGATGCTGTCGAGCCAGTTGTCATAGAGCGTCGCCAGACTGCGGCCCAGGTCGGTGGCGTAATGTTGCGGCGAGCGGCCGTAGAACGCCTCCATGACGCCGTCGACCGCTTCGGCGGCGCGATTGCCGGCCAGCGTCAGGCTGATCTCCTCCATGTCGCCATAAAACCCGAAGCTGCGCGTCTTGGCGACCTGATCCTGCAATTCGTAGGTGAGGCGCAGCATGAACTCGGCCACGGAGAGCATCGAGCGCGAGATGTCGCAGATGAGCACCAGGCTGGGCTTCAGCTTCTTGCGCTTGAACTTCAACTCCATCGGCACGCCGCCATAGCGCTGGTTGGCGCGAATGGTGCCCTTCGAGTCGAAGCGCCCCTCCTTGCCCCGCTTGCGGCGCAGGGCGGCCCGGCTGCGTAGCTGCGTCACCAGCCGTTGCACCTCCTTGCGCAACAGGTTGGCCTCATCCTGGGTCAGGCTCTCAAACGGCTTGTGCATCAGGTCGGAGCCGAAGAGGTCGTCGGGGCGGTTGGCGCGCTGCTCGGCGATCTGGCGGCCGACGCTCTGGGCCACCTGCTCGGCCAGCGCCTCGCGGTTGGCCTCCACGACGCCCATCAGCTTCTCGATGGCTTCCTGGCTCATGCCCATCTCGGCCAGCCGCTCCATCAGTTCGCGCAACTGATCTTCCAAATGGGCCAGGCCCATCTGTTGCAGCATCCGCCGCGTGACCCAGCGCGCTTCCTGCGGGTTGTTGGCCCACTGGATGCCGGCTCGCTCGGCCAGCTGCTCCAGTTCTTCCTTGGTCGGGCCTTCGCCGCTGGTCAGCCAATCCATCAATGACTGGAGGCGGCCGCTGAGGGCCTGGAGCGCGGCCTGGAGCATCTCCTGATCGTCCTCGCTCATGTCCTCCAGCGCGTTTTGCAGCGGCGGGCCGTCGGAGCCGAAGTAGAGCGGAAACAGTTCCTCGAAGACGGCGAAGTCGTCCGACTCCTTGATCAGCGTCGTCCGCAACGACAGGCGGAAGAGGTCTTTGTCGACGATACCCAGCACTTCAACGGCGCGCATGGCGTCGGCCGACTCGGCCATCGACACGCGCACCCCGGCCGCCCGCATCCCCCGCACGAACTCAACGATCCGG is drawn from Candidatus Promineifilum breve and contains these coding sequences:
- a CDS encoding vWA domain-containing protein — encoded protein: MDDRIVEFVRGMRAAGVRVSMAESADAMRAVEVLGIVDKDLFRLSLRTTLIKESDDFAVFEELFPLYFGSDGPPLQNALEDMSEDDQEMLQAALQALSGRLQSLMDWLTSGEGPTKEELEQLAERAGIQWANNPQEARWVTRRMLQQMGLAHLEDQLRELMERLAEMGMSQEAIEKLMGVVEANREALAEQVAQSVGRQIAEQRANRPDDLFGSDLMHKPFESLTQDEANLLRKEVQRLVTQLRSRAALRRKRGKEGRFDSKGTIRANQRYGGVPMELKFKRKKLKPSLVLICDISRSMLSVAEFMLRLTYELQDQVAKTRSFGFYGDMEEISLTLAGNRAAEAVDGVMEAFYGRSPQHYATDLGRSLATLYDNWLDSINNRTTVVILGDGRNNYNDPRLDLIKDIRQRARRLIWLNPEAPRQWGTGDSNMLEYAPLCDQVYMVRNLAQLSSAVDKLMAGA